The genomic interval TCGACTTCGTCCCCGCAGCGAACCCCGGCGACCCCGAGCGCTTCCGCTGCACCGTCGATGTCCTCTCCGACTACGACCGGGTGTGCCGCCTGTTCGCCGACAAGGCCGACCCCGTCGCCGTCCCATGGACGGACCTCATCGCAGAGATCGGCGGGCCCGCCTTCACCGCCGGTCCCAGCGTGCCGCGCCGCGACGACAGCGAACTCGATCAGTCCGTCATGATCCTCGGCGGCCAGGCGTTCGCCGGCCCCAACGCGCCGTCGGCCGCGGAGATCCGCGCGATGCTCGCGACGGCCGTCAACCGCGGCGTCAACCACGTCGAGGTTGGTCGAGGCGACCACAACGCCGAGGAGATCCTCCACAAGTGCGGCGAGCCGCAGCTGACACAGCGGCTGCACTTCATCTCCCGCCTGCGCGAGATGCGCACCAACGACCCGCGGCTCGCGGCCGCCGTCATCGAGGCCCAGCTCGAACGCTCATTCGCCGAACTCGGCCGGCGTCGGGCGTCCGCCGTGCTCATGGCGAACGTCGACGAGGCGCACGACGCCGACGGCGCCGGCTGGCACCGCCTGCGCGACTACCAGGACAGCGGCGAGGTCGGCCGCATCGGCGTCAACGTCGAATCGCTCGAAGAACTCGAACGCGCCCTCGACCTCACCGGGCTCGGCTACGTGCAGTTCCCGCTCGGTGTCGCCGACCGGCAACTGCGCGCGGCGGGAGAGCTGCTCGGAGGGCGCGACGTCGTCGTCACGACGCACGCGACGTTCGCCGGCGGCACCGTGTTCGACCCGAGCGAACTCAACCGTCAGCTCGTGCTTCTTGCACACGAACTGGGACGCGCCAACGTCGCCGACCTGTGCGTCGCCTACAGCTTGTCGCACCAGTTCGTCGACTCCCTCGCGATCGGCACCCGCAGCAACCAGCAGATGA from Dermacoccus nishinomiyaensis carries:
- a CDS encoding aldo/keto reductase produces the protein MTRTRVVIQSRLNSSRLPGKALMTIGGMPLIELVARRASRDGHEVVVATSEEQYDTRIFDHLARVDIPAMRGSLDDVLGRFVEATKDMDDDDRVVRLTGDNPVGDSSLIDELVEAMDAGGYEYGRNDVSHMPEGLGCEVFRVRDLRRAAASTSDPYDREHVTPWLRRNVKTLDFVPAANPGDPERFRCTVDVLSDYDRVCRLFADKADPVAVPWTDLIAEIGGPAFTAGPSVPRRDDSELDQSVMILGGQAFAGPNAPSAAEIRAMLATAVNRGVNHVEVGRGDHNAEEILHKCGEPQLTQRLHFISRLREMRTNDPRLAAAVIEAQLERSFAELGRRRASAVLMANVDEAHDADGAGWHRLRDYQDSGEVGRIGVNVESLEELERALDLTGLGYVQFPLGVADRQLRAAGELLGGRDVVVTTHATFAGGTVFDPSELNRQLVLLAHELGRANVADLCVAYSLSHQFVDSLAIGTRSNQQMIDDLAYCLNAPLTADERDAVEERLDAVVS